ATTATTGGTTCAGGCCCGGCGGGCTATACTGCAGCAGTATATGCTGCAAGAGCTTTACTCCAACCTCGCCTTTTCGAGGGTTTTTTTTCGGGGACGGCAGGTGGGCAGCTGATGACCACAACAGAAGTTGAAAATTTTCCTGGATTTCCAGAAGGTATTTTAGGCCCTGTATTAATGGAAAAAATGAAAGCTCAAGCGGTGCGTTATGGAACAGAGGTTCTTTCTAAGGATATTACCTCTGTAGATTTTAGTAAGAGGCCTTTTGTCTTATATTCTAATGAAGAGATTTATACATGTGATGCCTGCATTATAGCCACGGGGGCTTCAGCAAAGCGCTTGGATATTCCTGGAGCTGGAGATGACGAATTTTGGCAAAAAGGAGTCACAGCATGTGCAGTGTGTGATGGAGCTTCTCCTATTTTTAAGAATAAAGATTTATTTGTTGTTGGGGGAGGGGATTCAGCATTGGAAGAGGCTTTATTTTTGACTCGCTATGGGAAGCAGGTTTACGTTGTTCACAGAAGGGATTCTTTAAGAGCGTCCAAAGCTATGGAGAATAAGGCTAGGGCAAATGATAAGATTACTTTTTTATGGAATAGTGAGATTATAAGAATTTCTGGAGACTCTTTAGTTCGAGCTGTAGATATTAAAAACAACGTTACTGAGCAAGTGGAGACTCGGGAAGCAGCTGGAGTGTTTTTTGCAATTGGGCATAAGCCAAATACGGATTTTCTTGCTGGACAAGTGAATATTGATGAGTCGGGCTATATCCTAACAAATAAGGGGACAACACAAACATCTATTCCTGGGGTTTTTGCTGCTGGGGATGTTCAAGACAAGCATTACAGGCAAGCCATTACCTCTGCAGGAACTGGGTGCATGGCGGCTTTAGAAGCAGAAAGATTCTTAAGCTAATGCAATAGCTGTTGCTGTAGCATAGTTTTGGCTATGACTAATGGAAAGAATGACTTTATTTATTCCTGTGCTCGCAGGGATATGAGGAGCTAAAAAAACTTCAGGTTGACTAGAAGTTTTTAGGATCTCAATATCCTTCCATTTTACGATTTTGCCAATTCCTGTCCCTAAAGCTTTAGCAACAGCTTCTTTTCCAGCAAATCTTGCTGCAAAAGAAGCGAAGGGATGAGCCTTTTTAAGGCAGTATTCTTGCTCTTTAATGGTAAAAAGCCGGTTCAAGATGTGCTTCCCGTGCTTTTCTATAGCTTTGCGAATTCTTTGGATTTCAATGATATCTGTGCCAATATGGATAATTTCCATAAAGTTTTTAGTGCCTTTAGTTATGTTTGAGGAAGAGTTTTTTGAATAAGAGAAAAATAGGTCTTGGCTGCTCTGATAAGAGCATATCCAATGGTTGCGCGCAAGATAAAGAGGCTAGGGATGTGTGAGATAAGGTGTCGTAAACCTAAAGATAAGAAAATCATGGAAACCATAATTAAAAACCGCTTAGAGAGAAAAGAGGCCTTGAGGTACTTCTTTGCAGTAATTCGTTTAAATATTAGCTGAACTGCAAGGGTGTGTTGTGTCTCTGCTGAGCGTTTTAGAATGTAGTGATGTTTTATATAGGACATCCCCCAAGAAAGTATGCTAAGAAGTAGGCTAAGAGAAAAAGGTAGCTCGGCATTCAAAATAGCAGAGACGGCTTTGAGGATAAGCTTAGTGCCTGCAACAACCCATAAAACCCCTGGAAGCATAATTAATGCTTGGTGAGAATTTTTTTTCATATTATTGCGCTTATTTTTAATTGTTTTATTATACGCATGAAGTAGATTTTATTGCTATTTTTAGGATGACGATGGCAAGTATCGCAGCAGTCTATTGGGGATTTTCGAAGTTTTTATGGGTGTCAGAGTCTTTTCCTATCCGGTTAACTTGGTATGGTTTGTTTTTTGTCTCAGGAATTTTCTTGGCGTGCG
This genomic stretch from Chlamydia pecorum E58 harbors:
- the trxB gene encoding thioredoxin-disulfide reductase, whose translation is MSHSPVIIIGSGPAGYTAAVYAARALLQPRLFEGFFSGTAGGQLMTTTEVENFPGFPEGILGPVLMEKMKAQAVRYGTEVLSKDITSVDFSKRPFVLYSNEEIYTCDACIIATGASAKRLDIPGAGDDEFWQKGVTACAVCDGASPIFKNKDLFVVGGGDSALEEALFLTRYGKQVYVVHRRDSLRASKAMENKARANDKITFLWNSEIIRISGDSLVRAVDIKNNVTEQVETREAAGVFFAIGHKPNTDFLAGQVNIDESGYILTNKGTTQTSIPGVFAAGDVQDKHYRQAITSAGTGCMAALEAERFLS
- the acpS gene encoding holo-ACP synthase — its product is MEIIHIGTDIIEIQRIRKAIEKHGKHILNRLFTIKEQEYCLKKAHPFASFAARFAGKEAVAKALGTGIGKIVKWKDIEILKTSSQPEVFLAPHIPASTGINKVILSISHSQNYATATAIALA